A single window of Granulicella mallensis MP5ACTX8 DNA harbors:
- the amaB gene encoding L-piperidine-6-carboxylate dehydrogenase — MTTSATTPIKDEVRALLTQLGVPPQAYSGGDLIVHTPITGEEIAQAPRTTASATAEAIAQAHKAYLEWRTVPAPKRGELIRLLGDELRAALPQLGRLVTIEAGKILSEGLGEVQEMIDICGFAAGLSRQVGGLTLPSERPSHRMMETWHPLGAIGVISAFNFPVAVWSWNAALALVCGNAVIWKPSEKTPLTALATQAIFQRAAAKFGGVPEGLAALLLGDVSVGEQLVTSPLVPLVSATGSTAMGRAVAPRLAARFARAILELGGNNAAIVTPTADLHLTVRAIAFSAMGTAGQRCTSLRRLLVHESVYDTLVPQLKKIYASVVVGDPRDAGTLVGPLIDERAFNAMQKALEQARRDGAEITGGERISFAEIPQAFFVRPALVEIATQTDIVRHETFAPILYVLKYRELEDAIAVHNSVPQGLSSSIFTLNVREAERFLSATGSDCGIANVNIGTSGAEIGGAFGGEKETGGGRESGSDAWKQYMRRATNTINYGTELPLAQGVSFDIG, encoded by the coding sequence ATGACGACAAGTGCAACCACGCCCATCAAAGACGAAGTCCGCGCACTGCTGACCCAACTCGGTGTACCGCCCCAAGCCTATTCGGGCGGCGATCTGATCGTGCATACGCCCATAACGGGCGAGGAGATTGCACAGGCGCCGAGAACGACGGCTTCGGCCACCGCAGAAGCGATCGCTCAGGCACATAAGGCCTATCTCGAATGGAGAACCGTGCCCGCGCCGAAGCGCGGCGAACTGATTCGCCTCCTCGGGGATGAGTTGCGCGCCGCCCTCCCCCAGTTGGGGCGACTGGTGACGATCGAAGCAGGAAAGATTCTCTCCGAAGGCTTAGGCGAAGTGCAGGAGATGATCGACATTTGTGGTTTCGCGGCAGGCCTCTCACGACAAGTTGGAGGTCTCACGCTGCCCTCGGAGCGTCCCTCGCATCGCATGATGGAGACATGGCATCCCCTCGGCGCCATCGGTGTTATCTCCGCATTCAACTTCCCTGTCGCCGTATGGTCCTGGAACGCCGCGCTGGCGCTGGTCTGCGGCAACGCCGTGATTTGGAAGCCTTCGGAGAAAACCCCGCTCACCGCACTCGCAACACAAGCAATCTTTCAACGCGCAGCAGCAAAATTCGGCGGTGTTCCCGAGGGACTCGCTGCACTTCTTCTTGGAGATGTCAGCGTCGGCGAGCAGCTCGTCACTTCCCCGCTCGTCCCTCTTGTCTCGGCGACCGGATCAACCGCCATGGGACGCGCCGTTGCTCCACGTTTAGCCGCGCGGTTTGCGCGCGCGATTCTTGAACTCGGTGGCAACAATGCTGCCATCGTCACGCCGACGGCCGACCTGCATCTGACCGTTCGAGCCATCGCGTTCTCCGCCATGGGAACGGCTGGGCAACGCTGTACGAGCCTGCGCCGCCTCCTTGTGCATGAATCGGTCTACGATACGCTCGTACCGCAACTTAAAAAGATCTATGCCTCGGTCGTTGTGGGAGATCCTCGCGATGCTGGCACTCTCGTCGGCCCGCTGATCGATGAGCGGGCTTTCAACGCCATGCAGAAGGCGCTGGAGCAGGCGCGACGCGACGGAGCAGAGATCACCGGCGGTGAGCGCATCTCCTTCGCCGAAATTCCCCAGGCTTTCTTTGTACGGCCGGCATTGGTTGAGATCGCCACGCAGACAGACATCGTGCGGCACGAGACCTTCGCTCCCATCCTCTACGTGCTCAAGTATCGGGAACTGGAAGACGCCATCGCGGTGCACAACAGCGTTCCGCAAGGATTGTCTTCCTCGATCTTTACCCTGAACGTGCGCGAGGCAGAGCGCTTCCTCTCTGCAACCGGTTCCGATTGCGGCATCGCGAATGTAAACATCGGCACTTCAGGCGCGGAGATCGGCGGCGCATTTGGTGGAGAGAAGGAAACAGGGGGTGGCCGCGAATCCGGCTCTGACGCGTGGAAGCAGTACATGCGTCGCGCCACCAACACCATCAACTACGGAACCGAACTTCCTCTGGCGCAGGGTGTCAGCTTCGATATCGGTTGA
- a CDS encoding arginine repressor, which yields MHGVSIISTNPIYSGKLKAMRQNAIREVLNERGVMNQDMLRRKLAGRGIHVAQATLSRDIRELKLLKGASGYELPKANRQEEDDTHPKIEGVIQNFAIRVRRAGNLLIVLTRTGGAQPVAASVDREEWEIVVGTVAGDDTVLIVCHDGERAAELQMRLESYINRSEPDIRPMR from the coding sequence ATGCACGGTGTGAGCATCATATCGACCAATCCGATCTATAGTGGCAAGTTAAAAGCCATGCGCCAAAACGCGATTCGTGAGGTGTTGAACGAACGGGGCGTAATGAATCAGGACATGCTCCGCAGGAAGTTAGCCGGGCGCGGGATTCATGTGGCACAGGCAACTTTATCCCGCGATATTCGTGAATTGAAGCTGCTGAAGGGCGCAAGTGGATATGAACTTCCAAAGGCCAACCGTCAGGAAGAAGATGACACTCATCCAAAAATCGAAGGCGTAATCCAGAACTTCGCTATTCGCGTAAGACGAGCTGGGAACCTGTTGATCGTGCTGACGAGAACAGGCGGTGCGCAACCGGTGGCTGCGAGTGTAGACCGAGAAGAGTGGGAGATCGTGGTGGGAACGGTTGCTGGAGACGATACAGTACTGATCGTCTGTCACGATGGTGAACGCGCAGCGGAACTGCAGATGAGGCTGGAGTCTTACATAAACCGAAGTGAGCCAGACATCCGTCCTATGCGATAG
- a CDS encoding DUF1338 domain-containing protein, with amino-acid sequence MQLKTDSTLQELLDVLIGPEKAKQLSNVLVVDEELGKESGTKVSRAVIAQALNMLLFADLIERVPAARKYVQHCLAHNRTVMHDHGAVRTIAMEGMGALPAGQASITRILQPLGYSLKGLYPLERLKMTGRSYAQVEYPEAIAQFFISELHPERFSPEFQEALGRIVSSSVDPLTHEAKALLDELESSHSLSVDQAAALLPVLVSCFGRQHGNISLADYTVLLNESAEAAWISTEGNVFNHVTDRVEDVDALAEEQKALGQPMKATVEKSQSGRVRQTAFHAAQVSRPFLAEDGSVVEKEVPGSFLEFITRLSLPDEVDGKKVLDLGFDSSNAQAIFKMTANTKT; translated from the coding sequence ATGCAACTCAAGACTGACAGCACCCTGCAAGAATTGCTCGATGTACTTATCGGGCCGGAAAAAGCAAAGCAGCTTTCCAATGTTCTCGTCGTCGACGAAGAACTGGGCAAAGAGTCAGGCACAAAGGTCTCCCGTGCCGTGATTGCACAAGCTCTGAATATGCTGCTGTTTGCAGACCTTATTGAGCGGGTTCCCGCGGCCAGGAAATATGTGCAGCACTGCCTCGCTCACAACCGGACCGTGATGCACGATCACGGAGCGGTGCGCACGATCGCGATGGAAGGCATGGGAGCGCTTCCCGCAGGACAAGCCTCCATTACGCGAATCCTCCAGCCTTTGGGCTACTCCCTCAAGGGGCTTTATCCGCTTGAGCGTCTTAAAATGACAGGCCGCTCCTACGCGCAGGTGGAGTATCCGGAAGCAATCGCTCAGTTCTTCATCAGTGAACTTCACCCGGAGCGATTCTCACCTGAGTTTCAGGAAGCGCTCGGCCGAATCGTCTCGAGCTCGGTCGATCCGTTGACTCACGAAGCCAAGGCGCTGCTCGATGAGTTGGAGTCGTCGCATTCGCTCAGCGTAGACCAGGCGGCCGCGCTTCTTCCCGTACTGGTTTCCTGTTTCGGCCGGCAGCATGGCAACATTTCTCTTGCGGACTACACCGTTCTTTTGAACGAGTCCGCTGAAGCCGCATGGATATCGACAGAAGGCAATGTCTTCAACCACGTTACAGATCGCGTGGAGGATGTAGATGCGCTCGCCGAGGAGCAGAAGGCGCTCGGACAGCCCATGAAGGCTACCGTCGAGAAGTCGCAATCGGGCAGAGTGCGCCAGACCGCGTTCCACGCCGCTCAGGTCTCGAGACCGTTCCTTGCGGAAGATGGAAGCGTTGTCGAGAAAGAAGTCCCAGGGTCATTCCTGGAGTTCATTACTCGGTTATCTTTACCAGATGAGGTCGACGGCAAGAAAGTCCTGGATCTTGGCTTTGACAGCTCCAATGCGCAAGCCATCTTCAAGATGACCGCTAATACCAAGACCTAG
- the rocD gene encoding ornithine--oxo-acid transaminase → MSVELLPAEEIHTRERATTPTLLMCRPLQYEVNYVINPWMSGNMGSSSRVLATEQWNRLQDILSQLAPLVLIDPVPGWPDMVFTANAGLAHEGTVALSSFSHVERQGEEQYFREFFSAAGYRVVDLPRDRPFEGEGDALFSSDGTRLWVGFGRRTAQASHSVLADLWDIEVEGLHLVDDRFYHLDTCFAPLEDGSLLYYPAAFDAASLRKIHEFYSPGQRIAVDEMDALQFACNAVNIGRTIVLHRVSNHLEAELRARGFEVIQTDLSEFLKAGGAAKCLVMKLTPELHPLPKKKDRAQELIALEDEFGAHNYHPLDVVIERAEGAWVTDVEGKRYLDFLSAYSAVNQGHCHPAIFRALVEQAQKVTLTSRAFRNDQLPLLLRDLHELTGYGMALLMNSGTEAVETALKAARKWGETVKGVPTDQSEIVVCANNFHGRSISIVGFSTEAQYRYGFGPFPAGFRHVPFGDAEALRASITPNTCAFLVEPIQGEAGVIVPPDGYLRDVERICRENNVLLIVDEIQSGLGRTGKLFAYMHEGVCPDVVIAGKALSGGFYPVSAVLSSPSVLGVFGPGDHGSTFGGNPLACAVARAALKVIVDERLPERSAELGRHALARVRAMSSEHVVAVRGKGLWLAIELNSPARAFCERLRDRGVLAKETHDTVMRIAPPLMIAAEDLDWGLDQLEQVLCTV, encoded by the coding sequence ATGAGCGTTGAACTGCTTCCTGCTGAAGAGATCCATACACGTGAACGTGCTACAACCCCGACACTCCTCATGTGCCGACCGCTGCAATATGAGGTGAATTACGTCATCAATCCCTGGATGAGTGGAAACATGGGGAGTTCTTCCCGGGTCCTCGCAACAGAACAATGGAACCGGTTGCAAGACATTCTTTCGCAACTTGCCCCTCTCGTACTGATTGATCCGGTACCAGGTTGGCCGGACATGGTGTTTACGGCAAATGCCGGCCTGGCGCATGAAGGAACAGTCGCACTCAGCAGCTTCTCTCATGTGGAGCGGCAAGGCGAAGAGCAATACTTTCGTGAGTTCTTTAGCGCCGCTGGGTACCGTGTCGTCGATTTGCCCCGTGACAGGCCGTTCGAAGGGGAAGGCGATGCTCTTTTTTCCAGTGATGGAACCCGTCTATGGGTGGGGTTTGGAAGGCGTACCGCGCAAGCGAGCCATTCAGTTCTAGCTGATCTATGGGATATCGAAGTGGAGGGACTGCATCTCGTCGATGACCGCTTTTACCACCTGGATACTTGCTTTGCTCCACTCGAAGATGGTTCCCTGCTCTACTACCCGGCAGCGTTCGATGCTGCATCCCTGCGGAAGATCCACGAGTTCTATTCACCCGGCCAGCGCATTGCGGTCGATGAAATGGACGCTCTGCAATTTGCCTGCAATGCAGTGAACATCGGACGAACGATCGTCTTGCACCGCGTAAGCAACCACTTGGAGGCAGAGCTTCGTGCAAGAGGCTTCGAGGTGATTCAAACAGATCTGAGTGAATTCCTGAAAGCCGGTGGAGCGGCCAAGTGTCTTGTGATGAAATTGACGCCGGAGCTTCACCCCCTTCCGAAAAAGAAGGACCGTGCGCAGGAATTGATTGCGCTGGAGGATGAGTTCGGAGCGCACAACTATCATCCTCTGGACGTTGTCATCGAACGGGCAGAAGGAGCATGGGTCACAGATGTGGAGGGCAAACGTTACCTCGACTTTCTGTCAGCCTATTCTGCCGTAAATCAGGGACATTGCCATCCAGCGATCTTCCGCGCCCTGGTAGAGCAGGCTCAGAAGGTGACGCTGACATCGCGCGCATTTCGCAACGATCAGCTTCCGTTGCTATTGCGCGATCTGCACGAGTTGACCGGATACGGCATGGCCTTATTGATGAACTCCGGAACAGAGGCCGTAGAGACGGCTTTGAAAGCCGCGCGCAAGTGGGGAGAGACCGTCAAAGGCGTTCCCACGGATCAGAGCGAGATCGTGGTGTGCGCCAATAACTTTCATGGCCGGTCCATTTCGATTGTGGGCTTCTCTACGGAGGCTCAGTATCGATACGGTTTTGGACCTTTCCCCGCCGGATTTCGACATGTTCCGTTCGGCGATGCAGAAGCGTTGCGCGCAAGTATCACACCGAACACCTGCGCCTTTCTTGTCGAACCGATCCAGGGAGAGGCGGGAGTGATCGTGCCTCCCGATGGATATCTGCGCGATGTGGAACGCATCTGCAGGGAAAACAATGTGCTGTTGATCGTCGATGAAATTCAGTCAGGTCTGGGCAGGACGGGTAAGCTCTTCGCCTACATGCATGAGGGAGTCTGTCCCGACGTGGTCATAGCAGGCAAGGCTCTGTCTGGTGGGTTCTATCCTGTTTCCGCAGTGCTCTCTTCTCCGTCCGTGCTGGGCGTGTTCGGCCCCGGCGACCATGGCAGCACCTTTGGCGGAAATCCACTGGCCTGTGCGGTGGCGAGGGCGGCGCTTAAGGTGATCGTTGACGAGCGGCTTCCGGAACGATCTGCCGAGCTGGGCCGTCATGCGTTGGCGAGGGTGAGGGCGATGTCCAGCGAGCATGTCGTGGCCGTTCGCGGAAAGGGGCTGTGGCTTGCGATTGAGCTCAATTCGCCGGCTCGGGCTTTCTGCGAAAGACTGCGCGATCGAGGGGTACTGGCGAAGGAAACGCACGATACCGTCATGCGCATCGCGCCTCCCCTGATGATCGCTGCAGAAGACCTTGACTGGGGACTCGACCAGCTCGAACAGGTATTATGCACGGTGTGA
- a CDS encoding LysR family transcriptional regulator — MTLLPSLTCLESFECVARHGSISRAAAELNVTQSAVSRQILQLEELLDVALFERVRQRVVITDAGKIYLKDVNRIMIDLKDSTSKIMACGGSPSILNLAVLPTFATQWLVPRLSIFLRKNPDVTVNFATRTTQFDFETEPFDAAIHYGIASWPGAVTHHLMDEDTVAVCSPKFQAASRIKKPADLVGTTLLHQSTRASAWAEWFSVLGVDNSHPLRGPRFEQFSMIAQAAACGLGVALLPKLLIEDELASGKLSLLFSHSVRSANAYYVAVPESKISSPFVTAFTHWIVQESKSAAPSVIRKSHNSSKKY; from the coding sequence GTGACCCTGCTTCCATCACTCACCTGTCTTGAATCATTCGAGTGTGTCGCAAGGCATGGGAGCATCTCTCGCGCCGCCGCCGAACTGAATGTGACGCAGAGCGCGGTAAGCCGTCAAATTCTTCAATTGGAAGAGTTGCTGGATGTCGCCCTCTTTGAGCGAGTGCGGCAGCGTGTTGTGATCACGGACGCGGGGAAGATCTACCTCAAAGACGTCAATCGGATCATGATTGACCTCAAGGACTCAACCAGCAAGATCATGGCATGCGGTGGGAGTCCGAGCATTCTCAACCTCGCGGTGCTGCCAACCTTTGCCACGCAATGGCTGGTGCCGAGACTCTCTATCTTTCTGCGGAAAAATCCCGACGTCACCGTGAATTTCGCGACGCGCACGACACAGTTCGACTTCGAAACCGAGCCGTTCGATGCCGCAATTCACTATGGAATCGCGAGTTGGCCGGGTGCTGTGACGCACCATCTTATGGATGAAGACACGGTTGCTGTCTGCAGTCCGAAGTTCCAGGCGGCGAGCCGAATCAAGAAGCCGGCAGACCTGGTTGGCACAACATTGCTGCATCAATCCACACGCGCTTCCGCCTGGGCCGAGTGGTTTTCCGTGTTGGGAGTCGACAACTCTCACCCCTTACGGGGTCCTCGTTTCGAGCAGTTTTCCATGATAGCGCAGGCCGCCGCCTGTGGATTGGGCGTGGCGCTTTTACCGAAGCTCCTCATCGAAGACGAACTCGCCTCCGGGAAGCTGTCCCTGTTGTTCTCTCATTCGGTGAGGAGTGCAAATGCTTATTATGTTGCAGTGCCGGAGAGCAAAATCTCGTCACCCTTCGTAACCGCATTCACGCACTGGATCGTCCAGGAGTCAAAAAGCGCAGCACCTTCGGTAATTCGAAAATCTCATAACTCATCCAAAAAATATTGA
- a CDS encoding cyclodeaminase/cyclohydrolase family protein, giving the protein MAGKADMTNSAGASFWDLNLAEMRDLIASVKPTPGGGSVSVVSAVFGLALISKGIAISLRHVDTDSPRQQILLEAKNSLGISMKRLGAFADADANTFQTYLRARAMPHITEDETQARALAMNTALLDAIRIPLEAAREMCTCMAVADTATKLSDDRVLSDVVAGALLLRASISSVLLNVDINLVHLSDSALREHLHSQRVQLEEAPAQQSEDIRQQFHSRMTGSSS; this is encoded by the coding sequence GTGGCTGGTAAAGCAGATATGACAAATAGCGCGGGCGCATCGTTCTGGGATCTTAACTTGGCAGAAATGCGAGATCTTATAGCGTCAGTGAAACCGACGCCGGGTGGCGGCTCTGTCTCGGTGGTGTCCGCTGTCTTCGGGTTGGCACTGATCTCAAAAGGCATTGCGATTTCCCTACGGCATGTGGATACAGATTCTCCTCGTCAACAAATCCTGTTGGAAGCGAAGAACAGCCTTGGGATATCGATGAAACGCTTGGGAGCCTTTGCGGACGCGGACGCGAATACCTTTCAAACATACCTGAGAGCCCGCGCGATGCCCCACATCACAGAAGACGAGACGCAAGCCCGAGCCCTGGCGATGAACACCGCCCTGCTCGACGCTATACGCATTCCGCTGGAAGCAGCCCGTGAGATGTGCACCTGCATGGCAGTCGCCGATACCGCCACGAAGTTGTCGGACGACCGTGTGTTAAGCGATGTCGTCGCGGGTGCGTTGTTGTTGCGCGCATCGATAAGCAGCGTCTTGCTCAATGTCGATATCAACCTGGTCCATCTCTCCGATTCTGCTCTGCGAGAGCATCTTCATTCGCAAAGAGTGCAACTCGAAGAGGCACCGGCACAGCAGAGCGAGGACATCCGGCAGCAGTTTCATTCCCGCATGACCGGTTCTTCTTCGTGA
- a CDS encoding FAD-binding and (Fe-S)-binding domain-containing protein — protein sequence MSNSSLVLLPSSHARARDQFPGADELEKELRKKVRGEVRFDPASKALYATDASNYRQVPIGLVLPLDEEDVVAAVAVCRAFDAPILSRGAGTSLAGQGCNFAVVLDFSKYMNRISAVDPVARTVHVQPGAILDRVREAAEQFHLTFAPDPATHSRCTIGGMIGNNSCGVHALMGGKTVDNILSLDLLLYDGTRMTVGPTSAAELEQQIAAGGRTGEIYTTLKQLATSYAEQVRARFPKIARRVSGYNLDELLPESNFNVARALVGSEGTCAIILGATLQLVHSPQFRTLMGIGFEDIFIAADNVPTLLEHHPIGLEGMDGLLLDAMRRKQKSADDLALLPSGEGFLIVEFGGATQAEANRKAQELAAAVAVLPQPPSVRIYTSAEASRIWHIRESGLAATVFVPGKGTGWEGWDDSAVDPKQLGSYLRSIYALMQEFRYTSPMYGHFGEGCVHMRHNFDLETEAGILSFRHFLDRATEITLAHGGSLSGEHGDGQARGALLPKMFGPELMEAFRAFKRLWDPTNKMNPGKLIDAHEPHEDLRLGADYKPLKPKTHFALLEDNGSFASANLRCVGVGACRKTDAGSMCPSFMATGEEMHSTRGRAHLLWELMQGEVLEGGWKNKQVKESLDLCLSCKACKSECPVSVDMATYKSEFLSHHYEGRLRPLSHYAFGRIDVWARLASFAPGIVNAINNAPVIGRTMQSLLHIHHKRSFPRFSKPFTREKQSKSGAGTEVFLWADTFNNYFHPPTMRAAHQVLTEAGFKVVLPSQHLCCGRPLYDFGMLDTAKKYLLKVLDALSPQLAKGTPIVVLEPSCATVFRDELTNLLPHDDRALKLREQTFLLSEFLVKYAPEYRPPSLTGKIVVHGHCHHRATMGMNDEMTLLRATGSQVTLLDSGCCGMAGPFGFEKDKFDISQKLAERVLLPAVRNASQETRIVSDGFSCCEQVMQNTGARPLHLAEVLAQTSNTSGNDHVESGNLP from the coding sequence ATGTCCAACTCGTCCCTCGTTCTCTTGCCAAGCTCTCATGCCCGCGCCCGCGATCAGTTTCCAGGCGCGGACGAGCTTGAAAAGGAGCTTAGGAAAAAAGTACGCGGCGAAGTACGTTTTGACCCCGCGTCGAAGGCTTTGTACGCGACCGATGCGTCGAACTACCGCCAGGTTCCCATCGGCCTGGTCCTCCCGCTTGATGAAGAAGACGTCGTCGCGGCTGTCGCTGTATGTCGAGCTTTCGATGCGCCGATACTGTCCCGCGGGGCTGGGACAAGTCTTGCAGGTCAGGGCTGCAACTTCGCCGTCGTGCTTGATTTCTCGAAGTATATGAACCGCATTTCTGCCGTGGACCCGGTGGCACGCACCGTCCATGTTCAGCCGGGCGCCATCCTGGACCGCGTTCGCGAGGCGGCCGAACAGTTTCATCTGACCTTCGCTCCTGACCCCGCTACCCACAGCCGATGCACGATCGGCGGCATGATCGGCAACAACTCCTGCGGCGTACACGCACTGATGGGCGGCAAAACGGTCGATAACATTCTGTCGCTCGATCTCTTGCTCTATGACGGCACACGTATGACGGTTGGCCCGACCAGTGCAGCGGAGCTCGAGCAGCAGATCGCTGCGGGCGGGCGCACGGGCGAGATTTACACGACGCTAAAACAACTCGCCACCAGTTACGCCGAACAGGTTCGCGCTCGCTTCCCTAAGATTGCTCGCCGCGTCTCTGGCTATAACCTCGACGAACTACTACCGGAGAGTAACTTCAACGTTGCTCGCGCGCTTGTGGGCAGCGAAGGAACATGCGCCATCATCCTCGGTGCGACGCTGCAGCTGGTACATAGCCCGCAGTTCCGCACGCTGATGGGCATCGGTTTCGAAGATATCTTCATTGCCGCCGACAATGTACCCACACTGCTGGAACACCATCCCATTGGACTCGAGGGCATGGATGGACTCTTGCTCGATGCCATGCGCCGTAAGCAGAAGTCGGCGGACGACCTGGCGCTTCTTCCTTCCGGTGAGGGCTTTCTGATCGTTGAATTCGGAGGCGCAACCCAGGCAGAAGCGAATAGGAAAGCTCAAGAACTCGCCGCCGCTGTCGCGGTGCTCCCGCAGCCTCCTTCGGTTCGCATTTATACCTCGGCCGAGGCTTCACGCATCTGGCACATTCGCGAGTCTGGTCTTGCTGCCACCGTATTCGTTCCGGGCAAAGGAACAGGATGGGAGGGTTGGGACGACTCTGCTGTCGACCCGAAGCAGCTTGGCTCCTACCTGCGTTCCATCTATGCGCTGATGCAGGAGTTCCGCTACACCAGCCCGATGTACGGTCATTTCGGCGAAGGTTGTGTGCACATGCGCCACAACTTCGACCTCGAAACCGAAGCCGGCATTCTGTCTTTCCGCCATTTTCTGGATCGCGCGACGGAGATCACGCTCGCCCATGGAGGGTCGCTCTCGGGTGAGCACGGCGACGGACAGGCACGCGGTGCTCTTCTGCCGAAGATGTTCGGCCCTGAATTGATGGAAGCATTCCGCGCCTTCAAACGCCTCTGGGATCCCACCAACAAGATGAATCCGGGCAAGCTCATTGACGCACACGAGCCTCATGAAGACCTCCGTCTGGGCGCGGACTACAAACCGCTGAAACCCAAAACGCACTTCGCCCTGCTTGAAGATAACGGCTCCTTCGCCTCAGCCAATCTTCGCTGCGTCGGTGTCGGCGCTTGCCGAAAGACAGACGCTGGATCGATGTGTCCCAGCTTTATGGCCACGGGCGAGGAAATGCACTCCACGCGAGGCCGCGCACATCTTCTGTGGGAACTGATGCAGGGCGAAGTTCTCGAAGGGGGATGGAAGAACAAGCAGGTCAAAGAGTCGTTGGATCTTTGCCTTTCCTGCAAGGCCTGCAAGAGCGAGTGCCCGGTCAGCGTCGATATGGCAACGTATAAGTCCGAGTTCCTTTCGCATCATTATGAAGGACGCCTGCGGCCTCTTTCGCACTATGCCTTCGGAAGGATCGATGTTTGGGCGCGCCTCGCCAGCTTCGCTCCCGGCATAGTGAACGCGATCAACAACGCTCCGGTCATCGGTAGAACCATGCAGTCCCTGCTCCACATCCACCACAAGCGAAGTTTCCCGCGCTTCTCCAAACCATTCACCCGTGAGAAGCAGTCAAAGAGCGGCGCTGGCACTGAGGTATTTCTCTGGGCCGATACCTTTAATAATTACTTCCATCCACCCACCATGCGAGCGGCACATCAAGTACTGACCGAAGCGGGCTTCAAAGTCGTTCTTCCGTCGCAACATCTCTGTTGCGGCCGGCCTCTTTACGACTTCGGAATGCTGGATACGGCAAAGAAATATCTGCTCAAGGTTCTCGATGCGCTGTCACCGCAACTGGCAAAGGGTACTCCCATCGTCGTTCTCGAACCAAGTTGCGCGACGGTCTTCCGCGACGAGCTCACCAATTTGCTGCCGCATGACGACCGCGCTCTCAAACTCCGCGAGCAAACGTTTCTATTGAGCGAATTTCTGGTCAAATATGCTCCGGAGTATCGTCCACCTTCTTTGACCGGCAAGATTGTTGTGCATGGGCACTGCCATCACCGTGCCACCATGGGAATGAACGATGAAATGACCCTCCTTCGCGCCACCGGCTCGCAGGTAACACTCCTGGACTCCGGTTGTTGCGGTATGGCTGGTCCCTTCGGCTTTGAGAAAGACAAGTTCGACATCTCGCAAAAGCTTGCAGAGCGTGTCCTGCTGCCCGCTGTTCGAAACGCATCTCAAGAAACTAGAATCGTGAGCGATGGCTTTAGCTGCTGCGAACAAGTGATGCAGAATACGGGTGCCAGGCCCCTGCACCTTGCCGAAGTTCTCGCACAGACTTCCAACACCTCTGGAAACGATCACGTAGAAAGCGGCAATCTCCCATGA
- a CDS encoding Lrp/AsnC family transcriptional regulator — MIAESDLMKIDGLDSIDKSILFELAKDARLPFAELGRMVGLSPSAANERVKQLESLGFIQGYRAKINLQALGLTITAFIRLTCDGQRYRPFLKFLNSLDSVQECHHLTGSDAFLLKVILASTSELETLIEKLLPYGMPTTSLVLSTPIAREEDAHLLSRLSTGSRRSTLPRTGKTGA; from the coding sequence TTGATCGCAGAAAGTGACCTGATGAAAATCGACGGCCTGGATTCAATCGACAAGAGCATCCTTTTTGAATTGGCAAAAGACGCCCGGCTTCCCTTCGCGGAGCTGGGCCGGATGGTGGGCCTGTCGCCATCGGCCGCGAACGAGAGGGTCAAACAGCTCGAGAGCCTTGGGTTTATCCAGGGGTATCGGGCCAAGATCAATCTGCAGGCTTTGGGCCTGACCATCACGGCGTTTATCCGATTGACCTGCGATGGTCAGCGGTACAGACCGTTCTTGAAGTTCTTAAACAGCCTGGATTCGGTCCAGGAATGTCATCACCTGACCGGATCGGATGCATTTCTGCTCAAAGTCATCCTGGCATCGACTTCCGAATTAGAGACGCTGATTGAAAAACTCTTACCCTACGGAATGCCAACAACAAGCCTCGTGCTTTCCACTCCAATAGCGCGAGAGGAAGATGCTCATCTGTTGAGCCGATTGTCGACCGGTTCGCGCCGTTCGACGCTACCGAGGACAGGAAAGACGGGGGCATGA